In Flavobacterium endoglycinae, one DNA window encodes the following:
- a CDS encoding DUF3137 domain-containing protein encodes MNNNNIQEILLQEHNRDKKLTFYAFAFYAVIGVLVIIALFRMLLSNFTGTTPTYYKLIGPVIIIGFGIVVFKKIKALNTRHLLIEQLFNNLNNGKKASSITQYIDYKVILPLGRMKIKLLPVNFLTFSLANQQYILPVPVGIESDFKVLLSGVNINHVNTLKENLYNDSKIESSQPVALKSIAEFKDYANQELTPILEKMEKSRKKGLSFSIIAILFSLLVVVGFLVLNYTAVSNAANTTTETYGNSIFMYYIIGFGILFALIYLVYMPMMKKKYQQVGDSGENYTSFKERILKQMISFINPSFQYVEHGYIGKKELQEIAILKDKNYDITGNDQILGSHNGVPFQYCDLHITYMPSIRLEHQSAEEIFSGQFFMAKFNKTFNTQIVVSPKTGVSGFITSNSFSANIIQPSNKIMLEDPEFTKMFDVYADDQIEARYVLTPSTMQNIKDIAVKAKGNLFLFFTNNKIIVANNNRENKFETGVTTKLKPELLTSFYQDLYKQFSIIDDLKLNINIWKQ; translated from the coding sequence ATGAACAATAATAACATACAAGAAATTCTTTTACAAGAACATAATCGTGATAAAAAACTAACCTTTTACGCTTTTGCTTTTTATGCTGTAATTGGCGTTTTGGTTATAATTGCTTTGTTCAGGATGCTTTTATCTAATTTTACTGGAACCACTCCTACTTATTACAAATTGATTGGACCTGTTATCATTATTGGTTTTGGAATTGTAGTATTCAAAAAAATTAAAGCACTTAACACTCGTCATTTATTAATAGAACAGCTATTTAATAATTTAAATAATGGGAAAAAGGCTTCTTCGATAACACAATACATTGATTATAAAGTAATATTGCCATTAGGAAGAATGAAAATCAAATTGCTTCCTGTAAACTTCCTTACTTTTTCTTTAGCCAATCAACAATATATTTTACCTGTACCGGTGGGTATCGAATCAGATTTTAAAGTTTTACTTAGTGGTGTAAACATCAATCATGTTAATACGCTAAAAGAGAATCTTTATAATGATTCAAAAATTGAAAGCTCACAGCCTGTTGCTTTGAAATCCATTGCAGAATTTAAAGATTATGCCAATCAGGAACTGACTCCAATATTGGAAAAAATGGAAAAAAGTCGAAAAAAAGGATTGAGTTTTTCAATCATAGCAATTCTTTTTTCTCTTTTAGTTGTTGTTGGATTTTTGGTACTTAATTACACAGCCGTATCCAATGCAGCAAATACTACAACTGAAACATATGGGAATTCTATATTCATGTATTATATTATAGGTTTTGGGATATTATTTGCGCTTATTTACTTGGTGTACATGCCAATGATGAAGAAAAAATACCAACAAGTGGGAGATTCTGGAGAAAATTATACCTCGTTTAAAGAGCGTATCTTAAAGCAGATGATTTCCTTCATCAATCCTTCTTTTCAATACGTAGAGCATGGTTACATTGGAAAAAAAGAACTACAGGAAATAGCTATACTTAAAGATAAAAATTATGACATTACAGGAAATGACCAGATTCTTGGCAGTCATAATGGTGTACCTTTTCAGTATTGCGATTTGCATATCACTTACATGCCTAGTATACGTTTAGAACACCAATCAGCTGAAGAAATTTTTTCTGGGCAATTCTTTATGGCAAAATTCAACAAAACATTTAATACGCAAATTGTAGTTTCTCCAAAAACTGGAGTCTCAGGATTTATCACCAGCAATTCTTTTTCTGCGAATATTATCCAGCCTTCAAACAAAATAATGCTTGAAGATCCTGAATTTACAAAAATGTTCGATGTGTATGCTGATGATCAAATAGAAGCACGTTATGTTTTAACACCAAGCACTATGCAGAATATTAAAGACATAGCTGTAAAAGCAAAAGGAAATCTTTTCTTGTTTTTTACCAATAACAAAATAATAGTTGCCAATAATAATCGTGAAAATAAATTTGAAACTGGTGTTACAACCAAATTGAAACCTGAATTATTGACCTCTTTTTACCAAGACTTATACAAACAATTTTCAATTATTGATGATCTTAAACTGAATATCAATATTTGGAAACAGTAG